The proteins below are encoded in one region of Mangifera indica cultivar Alphonso chromosome 7, CATAS_Mindica_2.1, whole genome shotgun sequence:
- the LOC123220162 gene encoding pentatricopeptide repeat-containing protein At1g06710, mitochondrial-like isoform X2 has translation MNRRSLKTLLNHSISSLMNPSKSSFFISHSFNFSRQNLLSVFARFISDSSPYNLPGLIDPDDAVLAEASRVESVSAEEFGFLRDSLMNSDAKSVPIYDAGKCSNDAVLIANTILGDKDGFNDRTLKSLRQFRGKLSESVVVHVLNLLKNPELVVKFFIWAGRQIGYSHSMPVYNALLELIECDKSERVPEEFLREIRNDDREVLGKLLNVLIRKCCRNGLWNVALEELGRLKDFGYKCTQATYNALIQVFLRAERLDTANLVYREMSDAGFSMDAFTLGCFTHSLCKAGRLREAMTLIEKEEFVPDTVLYTKMISGLCEASLFEEAMDILNRMRASSCIPNVVTFRILLCGCLRKKKLGRCKRILSMMISEGCYPSPRIFNSLVHAFCRSGDYSYAYKLLKKMAQCGCQPGYVVYNILIGGICSNEVLPGPDVLDLAEKAYSEMLDAGVVLNKINVTNFSQCLCGAGKFEKAYSVIREMMSKGFIPDTSTYSKVISYLCDASEIEKAFSLFQEMKRNNLLPDVYTYTILIDNFCKAGLIEQARNWFDEMVKEGCAPNVVTYTALIHAYLKARKLSCANELFEAMLSDGCIPNIVTFTALIDGHCKAGQIDKACQIYARIRGDVEISDVDMYFKVVDSNIKEPNVFTYGALIDGLCKAYKVKEAHNVLDAMFADGCEPNHIVYDALIDGFCKVGKLEEAQVVFSKMLEHGYSPNVYTYSSLIDRMFKDKRLDLALKVLSKMLENSCPPNVVIYTEMIDGLCKVGKTDEAYKLMLMMEEKGCYPNVVTYTAMIDGFGKLGKIDKCRQLFSEMSSKGCAPNFVTYRVLINHFCSSGLLDEAHQLLEEMKQTYWPRQLASYRKVVEGLSREFIVSLGLLEEMEKNDSVPITPVYRILIDNFIKVGRLEVALELHEEMALYSSISAVNKSTYVSLIESLSLAGLIRVNRWEDALQLSDGICQTNINWLQEDGSSST, from the exons ATGAACAGACGAAGCCTAAAGACTCTTCTTAATCACTCAATTTCATCTCTCATGAACCCGTCAAAATCctcttttttcatttctcattcattcaatttttcccGCCAAAATCTGCTCTCTGTTTTCGCCCGGTTCATCTCCGACTCTTCTCCCTACAATCTTCCCGGATTGATCGACCCAGACGACGCCGTTTTGGCCGAGGCTTCACGGGTGGAGTCCGTTTCCGCGGAAGAATTTGGATTTCTGCGGGACTCTTTGATGAATTCAGATGCTAAGTCAGTGCCAATATATGATGCTGGTAAGTGCTCCAACGATGCCGTTTTAATTGCTAATACGATATTGGGTGATAAAGATGGGTTTAATGATAGAACTCTGAAGTCTCTTAGGCAATTTAGAGGAAAATTAAGTGAATCAGTAGTGGTTCATGTGTTGAATTTGCTTAAAAACCCTGAATTGGttgttaagttttttatttgggCGGGTAGACAGATTGGGTATTCACATTCGATGCCTGTGTATAATGCATTGTTGGAGCTAATAGAATGTGATAAAAGTGAGAGAGTTCCAGAAGAATTTTTGCGTGAAATAAGAAATGATGATAGGGAAGTGCTTGGGAAGTTGCTTAATGTGTTGATTCGTAAATGTTGTCGAAATGGGTTGTGGAATGTGGCTTTAGAGGAGTTAGGGAGGTTGAAAGACTTTGGGTATAAGTGCACACAAGCAACTTATAATGCATTAATTCAAGTGTTTTTAAGAGCAGAGAGATTAGATACAGCTAATCTGGTTTATAGAGAGATGTCGGATGCAGGGTTTAGTATGGATGCTTTTACTTTAGGTTGTTTTACGCATTCCCTTTGCAAAGCAGGGAGGTTGAGGGAAGCAATGACATTGATTGAGAAGGAAGAATTTGTGCCGGATACAGTCCTTTATACGAAAATGATATCTGGGTTGTGCGAAGCTTCACTTTTTGAAGAAGCTATGGATATTCTGAACAGAATGCGAGCTAGTTCTTGCATTCCTAATGTTGTGACATTTAGGATTCTCCTTTGTGGGtgtttgaggaaaaaaaaacttggcAGATGTAAAAGGATTCTCAGTATGATGATTTCAGAAGGTTGTTATCCAAGTCCTAGGATATTTAATTCTCTTGTTCATGCTTTTTGTAGGTCAGGGGATTACTCTTATGCCTATAAGTTACTTAAGAAGATGGCCCAATGTGGGTGCCAGCCAGGTTATGTGgtttataatatattgattGGAGGCATATGTTCCAATGAGGTGTTGCCTGGTCCTGATGTGTTGGATCTGGCTGAGAAAGCTTATAGTGAAATGCTTGATGCAGGGGTTGTCCTAAATAAAATCAATGTAACTAATTTCTCGCAGTGTCTTTGTGGTGCTGGAAAATTTGAGAAAGCTTATAGTGTTATTCGTGAAATGATGAGTAAGGGATTTATACCTGATACTAGTACATATTCTAAAGTAATTAGCTATCTATGTGATGCTTCTGAAATAGAAAAGGCTTTTTCATTGTttcaagaaatgaaaagaaataatttactTCCTGATGTCTATACATATACAATATTAATTGACAATTTTTGTAAAGCTGGCCTTATTGAACAGGCTCGAAATTGGTTTGATGAAATGGTAAAAGAGGGTTGTGCTCCAAATGTGGTTACTTATACTGCTCTTATACATGCATACTTAAAGGCAAGAAAGTTGTCCTGTGCCAATGAACTCTTTGAAGCTATGCTATCTGATGGTTGCATTCCTAATATTGTCACGTTTACAGCTTTGATTGATGGTCATTGTAAAGCTGGGCAGATTGATAAGGCTTGCCAGATTTATGCTAGAATAAGGGGTGATGTGGAAATTTCAGATGTAGATATGTATTTCAAGGTTGTTGACAGCAACATCAAAGAACCAAATGTTTTCACATATGGAGCTTTGATAGATGGTCTGTGCAAAGCTTACAAAGTCAAAGAGGCCCATAACGTATTGGATGCAATGTTCGCGGATGGTTGTGAGCCAAACCATATTGTGTATGATGCTCTAATTGATGGGTTTTGCAAGGTTGGGAAGCTTGAGGAAGCACAAGTGGTATTTTCCAAGATGTTGGAGCATGGATACAGTCCAAATGTATATACTTACAGCTCTTTGATTGACAGAATGTTTAAGGATAAGAGATTGGATCTTGCTTTAAAAGTCTTGTCCAAAATGCTTGAAAATTCCTGTCCTCCTAATGTTGTCATATACACAGAGATGATTGATGGTCTCTGCAAAGTTGGAAAGACAGATGAAGCCTATAAGCTTATGTTGATGATGGAAGAAAAGGGTTGCTATCCAAATGTTGTGACTTATACGGCCATGATAGATGGCTTTGGGAAACTGGGTAAAATTGACAAATGCCGTCAGCTGTTTAGTGAAATGAGTTCAAAAGGTTGTGCACCAAATTTTGTCACGTATCGAGTTTTAATAAACCATTTTTGTTCTTCTGGTCTTCTAGATGAGGCTCACCAACTTTTGGAAGAGATGAAGCAGACATACTGGCCTAGGCAATTAGCAAGCTATCGTAAGGTTGTTGAAGGCTTAAGCAGAGAGTTCATAGTCTCACTGGGGCTTTTAGAGGAGATGGAGAAAAATGATTCAGTACCAATCACTCCAGTTTATAGAATTCTGATTGATAACTTTATAAAAGTTGGAAGACTGGAAGTGGCTTTAGAGCTGCATGAGGAGATGGCATTGTATTCATCAATTTCAGCTGTGAACAAAAGTACATATGTTTCATTAATTGAGAGTCTCTCCCTTGCAG GGCTAATCAGAGTTAACAGGTGGGAAGATGCCCTGCAACTGTCCGATGGCATATGCCAAACG AATATTAATTGGCTTCAAGAAGACGGATCTAGCTCAACCTAG
- the LOC123220162 gene encoding pentatricopeptide repeat-containing protein At1g06710, mitochondrial-like isoform X1, with the protein MNRRSLKTLLNHSISSLMNPSKSSFFISHSFNFSRQNLLSVFARFISDSSPYNLPGLIDPDDAVLAEASRVESVSAEEFGFLRDSLMNSDAKSVPIYDAGKCSNDAVLIANTILGDKDGFNDRTLKSLRQFRGKLSESVVVHVLNLLKNPELVVKFFIWAGRQIGYSHSMPVYNALLELIECDKSERVPEEFLREIRNDDREVLGKLLNVLIRKCCRNGLWNVALEELGRLKDFGYKCTQATYNALIQVFLRAERLDTANLVYREMSDAGFSMDAFTLGCFTHSLCKAGRLREAMTLIEKEEFVPDTVLYTKMISGLCEASLFEEAMDILNRMRASSCIPNVVTFRILLCGCLRKKKLGRCKRILSMMISEGCYPSPRIFNSLVHAFCRSGDYSYAYKLLKKMAQCGCQPGYVVYNILIGGICSNEVLPGPDVLDLAEKAYSEMLDAGVVLNKINVTNFSQCLCGAGKFEKAYSVIREMMSKGFIPDTSTYSKVISYLCDASEIEKAFSLFQEMKRNNLLPDVYTYTILIDNFCKAGLIEQARNWFDEMVKEGCAPNVVTYTALIHAYLKARKLSCANELFEAMLSDGCIPNIVTFTALIDGHCKAGQIDKACQIYARIRGDVEISDVDMYFKVVDSNIKEPNVFTYGALIDGLCKAYKVKEAHNVLDAMFADGCEPNHIVYDALIDGFCKVGKLEEAQVVFSKMLEHGYSPNVYTYSSLIDRMFKDKRLDLALKVLSKMLENSCPPNVVIYTEMIDGLCKVGKTDEAYKLMLMMEEKGCYPNVVTYTAMIDGFGKLGKIDKCRQLFSEMSSKGCAPNFVTYRVLINHFCSSGLLDEAHQLLEEMKQTYWPRQLASYRKVVEGLSREFIVSLGLLEEMEKNDSVPITPVYRILIDNFIKVGRLEVALELHEEMALYSSISAVNKSTYVSLIESLSLAGKIDKAFQLYVDMIRKGAVPELSTFVHLIKGLIRVNRWEDALQLSDGICQTNINWLQEDGSSST; encoded by the exons ATGAACAGACGAAGCCTAAAGACTCTTCTTAATCACTCAATTTCATCTCTCATGAACCCGTCAAAATCctcttttttcatttctcattcattcaatttttcccGCCAAAATCTGCTCTCTGTTTTCGCCCGGTTCATCTCCGACTCTTCTCCCTACAATCTTCCCGGATTGATCGACCCAGACGACGCCGTTTTGGCCGAGGCTTCACGGGTGGAGTCCGTTTCCGCGGAAGAATTTGGATTTCTGCGGGACTCTTTGATGAATTCAGATGCTAAGTCAGTGCCAATATATGATGCTGGTAAGTGCTCCAACGATGCCGTTTTAATTGCTAATACGATATTGGGTGATAAAGATGGGTTTAATGATAGAACTCTGAAGTCTCTTAGGCAATTTAGAGGAAAATTAAGTGAATCAGTAGTGGTTCATGTGTTGAATTTGCTTAAAAACCCTGAATTGGttgttaagttttttatttgggCGGGTAGACAGATTGGGTATTCACATTCGATGCCTGTGTATAATGCATTGTTGGAGCTAATAGAATGTGATAAAAGTGAGAGAGTTCCAGAAGAATTTTTGCGTGAAATAAGAAATGATGATAGGGAAGTGCTTGGGAAGTTGCTTAATGTGTTGATTCGTAAATGTTGTCGAAATGGGTTGTGGAATGTGGCTTTAGAGGAGTTAGGGAGGTTGAAAGACTTTGGGTATAAGTGCACACAAGCAACTTATAATGCATTAATTCAAGTGTTTTTAAGAGCAGAGAGATTAGATACAGCTAATCTGGTTTATAGAGAGATGTCGGATGCAGGGTTTAGTATGGATGCTTTTACTTTAGGTTGTTTTACGCATTCCCTTTGCAAAGCAGGGAGGTTGAGGGAAGCAATGACATTGATTGAGAAGGAAGAATTTGTGCCGGATACAGTCCTTTATACGAAAATGATATCTGGGTTGTGCGAAGCTTCACTTTTTGAAGAAGCTATGGATATTCTGAACAGAATGCGAGCTAGTTCTTGCATTCCTAATGTTGTGACATTTAGGATTCTCCTTTGTGGGtgtttgaggaaaaaaaaacttggcAGATGTAAAAGGATTCTCAGTATGATGATTTCAGAAGGTTGTTATCCAAGTCCTAGGATATTTAATTCTCTTGTTCATGCTTTTTGTAGGTCAGGGGATTACTCTTATGCCTATAAGTTACTTAAGAAGATGGCCCAATGTGGGTGCCAGCCAGGTTATGTGgtttataatatattgattGGAGGCATATGTTCCAATGAGGTGTTGCCTGGTCCTGATGTGTTGGATCTGGCTGAGAAAGCTTATAGTGAAATGCTTGATGCAGGGGTTGTCCTAAATAAAATCAATGTAACTAATTTCTCGCAGTGTCTTTGTGGTGCTGGAAAATTTGAGAAAGCTTATAGTGTTATTCGTGAAATGATGAGTAAGGGATTTATACCTGATACTAGTACATATTCTAAAGTAATTAGCTATCTATGTGATGCTTCTGAAATAGAAAAGGCTTTTTCATTGTttcaagaaatgaaaagaaataatttactTCCTGATGTCTATACATATACAATATTAATTGACAATTTTTGTAAAGCTGGCCTTATTGAACAGGCTCGAAATTGGTTTGATGAAATGGTAAAAGAGGGTTGTGCTCCAAATGTGGTTACTTATACTGCTCTTATACATGCATACTTAAAGGCAAGAAAGTTGTCCTGTGCCAATGAACTCTTTGAAGCTATGCTATCTGATGGTTGCATTCCTAATATTGTCACGTTTACAGCTTTGATTGATGGTCATTGTAAAGCTGGGCAGATTGATAAGGCTTGCCAGATTTATGCTAGAATAAGGGGTGATGTGGAAATTTCAGATGTAGATATGTATTTCAAGGTTGTTGACAGCAACATCAAAGAACCAAATGTTTTCACATATGGAGCTTTGATAGATGGTCTGTGCAAAGCTTACAAAGTCAAAGAGGCCCATAACGTATTGGATGCAATGTTCGCGGATGGTTGTGAGCCAAACCATATTGTGTATGATGCTCTAATTGATGGGTTTTGCAAGGTTGGGAAGCTTGAGGAAGCACAAGTGGTATTTTCCAAGATGTTGGAGCATGGATACAGTCCAAATGTATATACTTACAGCTCTTTGATTGACAGAATGTTTAAGGATAAGAGATTGGATCTTGCTTTAAAAGTCTTGTCCAAAATGCTTGAAAATTCCTGTCCTCCTAATGTTGTCATATACACAGAGATGATTGATGGTCTCTGCAAAGTTGGAAAGACAGATGAAGCCTATAAGCTTATGTTGATGATGGAAGAAAAGGGTTGCTATCCAAATGTTGTGACTTATACGGCCATGATAGATGGCTTTGGGAAACTGGGTAAAATTGACAAATGCCGTCAGCTGTTTAGTGAAATGAGTTCAAAAGGTTGTGCACCAAATTTTGTCACGTATCGAGTTTTAATAAACCATTTTTGTTCTTCTGGTCTTCTAGATGAGGCTCACCAACTTTTGGAAGAGATGAAGCAGACATACTGGCCTAGGCAATTAGCAAGCTATCGTAAGGTTGTTGAAGGCTTAAGCAGAGAGTTCATAGTCTCACTGGGGCTTTTAGAGGAGATGGAGAAAAATGATTCAGTACCAATCACTCCAGTTTATAGAATTCTGATTGATAACTTTATAAAAGTTGGAAGACTGGAAGTGGCTTTAGAGCTGCATGAGGAGATGGCATTGTATTCATCAATTTCAGCTGTGAACAAAAGTACATATGTTTCATTAATTGAGAGTCTCTCCCTTGCAGGTAAGATTGATAAAGCTTTTCAGTTGTATGTAGACATGATAAGAAAGGGAGCTGTTCCAGAGCTGAGCACATTTGTTCATCTGATTAAAGGGCTAATCAGAGTTAACAGGTGGGAAGATGCCCTGCAACTGTCCGATGGCATATGCCAAACG AATATTAATTGGCTTCAAGAAGACGGATCTAGCTCAACCTAG
- the LOC123221405 gene encoding zinc finger BED domain-containing protein RICESLEEPER 2-like — MRCTKKNISRGSSYLSTATGKKRSRSSRSVKGKGIAIQGSHLRDSVENQEVETTFIEDYEKSEEDVGEREDIMSKGKSSSPSPPVILPSKKKKTSVVWECFPEDMIIMVGDVRFVIREALAHMILIDELPFSFVEHIGFNYFCSILQPLYERIGRKQVKSDCDRVVQAEAKQLKKFFKELRKISVTTDLWKSDAQNIEYMVITAHWVDQEWTLNKRIISFVHVPPPRNGETIAQALYNCFEDWGIQNKVFTITVDNASMNDKCIKSLKKDFKMDRSLVSGGNLFHIKCTAYIINLLVQDDINEIKDIIDKVRDSVKYVRASEVRQRDFASTAKICGIKERKLVLDCPTRWNSTYNMLNVALIFREVWPGYGGKDGNYLQYLPNEIEWKKLARVCDFLRVFNNVSKIVSGTDYPTANLYFMEVFKVKKLLKDKEFDPVVASMVRSMIVKFDKYWGEVNLLMAVAIVMDPRYKLEFIKFAYPILYREYDAEIELDNLRHTLEELYHEYVELLSTDNPSLTPISQMKSSTSGIHSSFISSHGMIDDSDIVLQWQAHRKKSQAEAAGKSELTMYLESDVFEFETSEGAKTKKFNVLHWWSVNQTKFPI; from the exons ATGAG ATgcaccaaaaaaaatattagtcgAGGTTCCTCTTATTTATCAACTGCAACTGGAAAGAAACGTTCCCGTTCATCAAGGTCGGTAAAAGGGAAGGGAATAGCAATTCAGGGATCTCATTTGCGTGATTCTGTTGAGAATCAAGAAGTAGAAACTACATTTATAGAAGATTATGAAAAGTCTGAAGAAGATGTTGGTGAGCGGGAAGATATAATGTCTAAAGGAAAATCTAGCTCACCTAGTCCTCCAGTTATCCTGCCtagcaagaaaaaaaagaccTCTGTTGTTTGGGAGTGTTTTCCTGAAGACATGATTATAATGGTAGGGGATGTACGATTTGTT ATCCGTGAGGCATTAGCTCACATGATTCTGATTGATGAATTGCCATTCTCTTTTGTTGAACATATtggcttcaattatttttgtagTATTCTACAACCATTATATGAGAGAATAGGCAGAAAACAAGTAAAATCTGACTGTGATCGAGTTGTACAAGCTGAAGCCAAacaattgaagaaattttttaaagagttaagaaagataaGTGTGACAACTGATTTATGGAAGTCAGATGCACAAAACATTGAATATATGGTTATAACTGCACATTGGGTGGATCAAGAATGGACATTAAATAAACGCATAATCAGCTTTGTCCATGTGCCTCCTCCAAGAAATGGGGAAACTATTGCGCAGGCTTTGTACAATTGCTTCGAAGATTGGGGTATTCAGAATAAG GTGTTCACTATCACTGTAGACAATGCATCAATGAATGACAAGTGTATCAAATCATTGAAGAAAGATTTTAAGATGGATAGATCTCTAGTTTCTGGAGGAAATTTATTTCACATTAAATGCACGGCTTATATCATCAATCTTCTTGTTCAAGAtgatattaatgaaattaaggaTATTATTGATAAAGTAAGGGACAGTGTGAAATATGTGCGTGCAAGTGAGGTTAGACAACGAGACTTTGCAAGCACTGCTAAAATTTGTGggattaaagaaagaaaattggtCTTGGATTGTCCCACTAGATGGAATAGCACATATAATATGTTGAATGTGGCATTGATATTTCGAGAAGTATGGCCGGGATACGGAGGTAAAGATGGAAACTATTTGCAGTATTTACCAAATGAGATTGAATGGAAAAAATTGGCTAGAGTTTGTGACTTTTTGAGAGTTTTTAATAATGTAAGTAAGATTGTATCAGGAACTGACTATCCAACAGCTAACTTGTATTTTATGGAggttttcaaagtaaaaaagttGTTAAAGGATAAAGAATTTGATCCTGTTGTGGCCTCAATGGTTAGATCGATGATAGTAAAGTTTGACAAATATTGGGGAGAGGTTAACCTACTCATGGCAGTCGCAATCGTTATGGATCCAAG GTATAAATTAGAGTTTATAAAGTTTGCTTATCCCATTTTATATAGGGAATATGATGCGGAGATTGAGCTTGACAACCTACGCCATACATTGGAAGAGTTATATCATGAGTATGTGGAACTTTTATCAACAGACAACCCATCCCTCACCCCTATATCACAGATGAAATCATCTACCTCag gAATACATTCCAGTTTCATATCTTCACATGGAATGATAGATGATTCTGATATTGTGTTGCAATGGCAAGCACACCGTAAGAAAAGTCAAGCTGAAGCCGCCGGAAAGTCAGAGTTGACAATGTACCTCGAATCCGATGTCTTTGAGTTTGAGACATCAGAGGGtgcaaagacaaaaaaatttaatgtactTCATTGGTGGTCTGTTAATCAAACCAAGTTTCCAATCTAG